Proteins encoded together in one Miscanthus floridulus cultivar M001 chromosome 16, ASM1932011v1, whole genome shotgun sequence window:
- the LOC136512225 gene encoding probable mediator of RNA polymerase II transcription subunit 26b: MADGLDRWRDFFRGAGAGICDVIENAILVAAADAPRELLHRRDRIAERLFTTLRRDAAPPAPPSFGSAAASTTPATPVEEDKGSVRRVDEKECKVDSSSNGAHGGGHGHGDEDEDSDSDDERLRRAAASNYGHSYDDDDDEDDDQQQEDEQQHASDDNTEEGEEDDEAEELEALTNEIDEESKIVGEVIRIKELLLHKEDHSDATLFESLRRLQLMQLSVSTLKATEIGRAVNRLRKHNSQEIRHLVRTLIEGWKVLVDEWVSTTNAALAENSPGSSNPSVVDEEEEEGLPSPPLDEGAFFAPQTTSIQLSEFFDEMDEDGNLRHNNESSLGSKRGNNGGRLANHSAVARQEPPRSSPGVVEKVQSRRPELARQEPPMRQANPQKPQSSSLQAKPHGVLNKQSNPSSYESGPGRPLKAASQQRPFGDMKPKQTREHIAFERKPMASQMDKSRLGTQSSAGAKLELAKPKVYDDGLDNNRKLEAAKRRLQERYQEAENAKRQRTIQVMELGDIPKPKHQNRQPMVKSRNNLRNWANGRR; the protein is encoded by the exons atGGCCGACGGGCTGGATCGGTGGCGCGACTTCTTCcgtggcgccggcgccggcatcTGCGACGTGATCGAGAACGCCATCCTCGTGGCGGCGGCCGACGCGCCGCGGGAGCTCCTGCACCGCCGCGACCGCATCGCCGAGAGGCTCTTCACCACGCTCCGCCGCGACgcggcgccgccggcgccgccgtccTTCGGCAGCGCCGCGGCGTCCACCACCCCGGCCACTCCCGTCGAGGAGGACAAGGGCAGCGTGCGCCGCGTCGACGAGAAGGAGTGCAAGGTCGACAGCAGCAGCAACGGTGcccacggcggcggccatggccacggcgatgaggatgaggactctgactccgacgacgagCGCCTCCGCCGCGCCGCGGCGAGCAACTACGGCCACAGttacgatgatgatgatgacgaagacGATGACCAACAGCAGGAAGATGAGCAGCAGCACGCCTCGGATGATAATacggaagaaggggaagaagacgACGAGGCTGAGGAGCTTGAGGCGCTCACCAATGAGATCGATGAGGAGTCAAAGATCGTCGGCGAGGTCATCCGCATCAAGGAACTCCTCTTGCACAAGGAAGACCAT TCGGATGCCACTTTGTTCGAATCACTGAGGAGGCTGCAGTTGATGCAATTGTCTGTCTCTACGCTAAAG GCTACTGAGATCGGAAGAGCTGTTAATCGGCTGCGTAAACACAACTCACAAGAGATTCGGCACCTCGTGCGCACTCTCATTGA AGGTTGGAAAGTCTTGGTTGATGAATGGGTCAGTACTACAAATGCTGCCCTGGCAG AGAACTCCCCTGGCTCTTCAAATCCTTCTGTtgtggatgaagaagaagaagaagggcttccttctccacctttAGACGAAGGGGCCTTCTTTGCTCCCCAGACCACTTCTATTCAACTCTCTGAG TTCTTTGATGAAATGGATGAAGATGGAA ATTTGAGACATAATAATGAGTCGAGCCTTGGAAGCAAGAGGGGTAATAATGGTGGGAGACTTGCAAACCATTCAGCAGTTGCAAGGCAAGAGCCTCCTCGTTCTTCTCCTGGTGTTGTCGAAAAAGTTCAATCCAGGAGGCCAGAATTAGCAAGACAAGAGCCACCAATGAGGCAAGCAAACCCACAAAAACCCCAAAGTTCAAGTTTGCAAGCCAAACCTCATGGCGTGCTCAACAAGCAATCGAATCCCTCAAGCTATGAATCTGGGCCGGGGAGACCATTAAAGGCAGCTTCTCAGCAGAGACCATTTGGTGACATGAAACCTAAACAGACTCGAGAGCACATTGCATTTGAAAGAAAACCTATGGCAAGCCAGATGGAT AAATCAAGGCTTGGCACTCAATCTTCGGCAGGAGCCAAGCTAGAGTTGGCAAAGCCAAAGGTTTATGATGATGGTTTGGATAATAACAGGAAGTTGGAAGCAGCAAAGCGAAGGCTCCAGGAGCGTTACCAGGAAGCAGAGAATG CCAAAAGGCAACGCACAATACAAGTAATGGAGCTGGGTGACATACCAAAGCCCAAGCATCAAAACAGACAACCGATGGTGAAGTCCAGGAATAACCTTAGGAATTGGGCGAACGGGCGGCGCTAA